One genomic window of Pocillopora verrucosa isolate sample1 chromosome 8, ASM3666991v2, whole genome shotgun sequence includes the following:
- the LOC131799687 gene encoding endoribonuclease endu-1-like translates to MRADIEVFICILLTFSFANGLENINPACQNMWNNAGNNLVVPSELKVDAVNNANPLFEVRSAGAGKVRSPEFQRFKDLMGDYRGVRPAPTQQHIDAFITAVTQPGGPMQAAFDYLRPKGLLPPGVTTLQQFKDVLKNLWFRNSNGFKHVFVGDLNVRANTFTGFHNWYQFLLEQDRNPTQTTNIAFNHPRPFVGNKLPYFLRGLTFTWRGADKVPPRSTSSMFVGTSPAFDLAMFTTCVLKGRVPGGGPTDCVCEIQVPGLGRSTVEFRTVEDSHGKVVTAYPKNVR, encoded by the exons ATGAGAGCCGACATCGAAGTCTTCATCTGTATCTTACTCACCTTCTCATTTGCCAACGG ATTAGAAAATATTAATCCCGCCTGCCAAAATATGTGGAACAACGCAGGAAATAACTTGGTGGTTCCTAGCGAATTAAAAGTTGATGCGGTGAACAACGCAAATCCGTTGTTTGAGGTGCGTTCAGCGGGAGCTGGAAAAGTCAGATCTCCTGAATTTCAACGATTCAAAG ACTTGATGGGCGATTACCGAGGTGTGCGGCCTGCTCCCACTCAGCAACATATAGATGCCTTCATAACTGCGGTAACCCAACCAGGCGGACCTATGCAGGCGGCATTCGATTATTTAAGGCCGAAGGGATTATTGCCCCCAGGCGTG ACAACCCTACAACAGTTTAAagatgttttgaaaaatttatggtTCCGAAACAGCAATGGATTCAAACATGTATTTGTTG GCGATTTAAACGTCAGAGCCAACACTTTCACTGGATTTCACAACTGGTACCAGTTCTTGCTTGAACAAGACAGAAACCCAACTCAGACGACCAATATCGCCTTCAACCATCCGCGACCTTTCGTGGGCAATAAACTG CCATATTTTCTGCGTGGACTAACATTTACATGGAGAGGGGCGGACAAAGTACCACCGCGCAGCACCAGCAGCATGTTCGTCGGAACCAGCCCAGCATTTGATTTGGCCATGTTTACTACTTGTGTATTGAAGGGACGTGTGCCAGGAGGGGGACCAACAGACTGTGTGTGTGAAATTCAAGTCCCAGGGTTAGGGAGGAGCACTGTAGAATTTAGGACCGTCGAGGACTCACATGGAAAGGTCGTCACAGCCTATCCAAAAAATGTACGCTGA
- the LOC131799688 gene encoding uridylate-specific endoribonuclease C-like: MWNNAGNNLDIPAELSVNAVNNANPLFTVVPGAGGVAKLASDVFTRFKYILVDYQAVPFVLNQQHINDFITAVTQPNGPMEAALNYLSAQPGSLPQGVTTLEQFRCVIEKLWFRNSNGFKHVFVGNQMPGNNYNGFHNWYQFLLEQRRNPTQTTHIAFIQPAFEGNRLPKFLRQLSFRWRGANKGASSSMFVGTSPAFDLAMFTACVLRGRAPGGGAIGGNGNRVTDCECNIHVPAGGLPQSLVQFRTVENPQNEWVVTAYPRNVQ, translated from the exons ATGTGGAACAATGCTGGAAATAACTTGGATATTCCTGCAGAATTATCGGTTAATGCGGTCAACAATGCAAACCCGTTGTTCACCGTGGTTCCAGGAGCAGGAGGAGTTGCAAAACTCGCTTCTGACGTGTTTACCCGATTCAAAT ACATATTGGTCGATTACCAAGCAGTGCCGTTTGTTCTCAATCAGCAACATATAAATGACTTCATAACTGCGGTAACCCAACCAAACGGACCTATGGAGGCTGCACTCAATTATTTATCAGCTCAGCCAGGATCATTGCCTCAAGGCGTG ACAACCCTAGAACAGTTCAGATGCGTCATAGAGAAATTATGGTTTCGAAACAGCAATGGctttaaacatgtttttgttg GAAATCAAATGCCCGGCAACAATTACAATGGATTTCACAACTGGTACCAGTTCCTCCTTGAGCAACGAAGAAACCCTACCCAGACGACGCACATCGCTTTCATTCAGCCGGCTTTCGAGGGAAACAGACTG CCAAAGTTTTTGCGTCAGCTATCATTCAGATGGAGAGGGGCGAACAAGGGCGCCAGCAGCAGCATGTTCGTTGGAACCAGCCCAGCATTTGATTTGGCCATGTTTACTGCTTGTGTATTGAGGGGACGTGCGCCAGGAGGAGGAGCAATAGGAGGAAACGGCAATAGAGTAACAGACTGTGAATGCAACATCCACGTACCGGCCGGAGGGCTACCGCAGAGCCTGGTACAATTTAGGACCGTCGAGAACCCACAGAATGAATGGGTCGTCACCGCCTATCCAAGAAACGTTCAATAG
- the LOC131799716 gene encoding poly(U)-specific endoribonuclease-A-like has translation MDLKIFVFILLTLPYVARSVNLGAACQNMWDNAVNNLIVPGELTVNRVANGNPLFTVVNGGGGAAKLASNEFARFREILGDYQAVPFVLNQQHINDFITAVTQPNGPMEAALNYLLTQHGSLPAGVTTLPQFRCVLEDLWFRNTNGFRDVFVGHKVNANDYNGFHNWYQFFLEQGRNPTQTTNICFKQSPELPAFVGNKRPQFLRDLSFTWRGATKAPAGSSSSMFVGTSPSFELALFTTCFLKGRGNAGGANPLPGQNRITNCECNINDNGVSTVEVGTVENQNGEVVAAAPTNVH, from the exons ATGGACTTGAAAATCTTCGTTTTCATTTTGCTGACTTTACCTTACGTCGCgag ATCAGTAAATCTTGGAGCCGCTTGCCAAAATATGTGGGACAATGCTGTAAATAACTTGATTGTTCCTGGAGAATTAACTGTTAACCGGGTCGCCAACGGAAACCCGTTGTTCACCGTGGTAAACGGAGGAGGAGGAGCTGCAAAACTCGCTTCTAATGAGTTTGCCCGATTCCGAG AGATATTGGGTGATTACCAAGCTGTGCCGTTTGTTCTCAATCAGCAACATATAAATGACTTCATAACTGCGGTAACCCAACCAAACGGACCTATGGAGGCTGCACTCAATTATTTATTAACTCAGCATGGATCATTGCCTGCAGGCGTG ACAACCTTACCTCAGTTCAGATGCGTCTTGGAAGATTTATGGTTTAGAAACACTAATGGCTTTAGAGATGTCTTTGTTG GTCATAAAGTAAATGCCAACGATTACAATGGATTTCACAACTGGTACCAGTTTTTCCTTGAACAAGGGAGAAACCCAACTCAGACGACGAACATCTGTTTCAAACAGTCTCCGGAACTGCCGGCTTTCGTTGGAAACAAACGC CCACAATTTTTACGTGACCTCTCATTCACATGGAGAGGGGCGACCAAAGCACCAGCGGGCAGTAGCAGCAGCATGTTCGTTGGAACCAGCCCATCGTTCGAATTGGCCTTATTCACCACTTGCTTCCTTAAGGGACGCGGAAATGCTGGAGGAGCAAATCCACTTCCGGGACAGAACAGGATAACCAACTGTGAATGCAACATTAACGATAATGGGGTCAGCACAGTAGAAGTCGGGACCGTCGAGAACCAGAATGGCGAGGTCGTTGCAGCTGCCCCTACAAATGTCCATTAG